One window of Camelina sativa cultivar DH55 chromosome 4, Cs, whole genome shotgun sequence genomic DNA carries:
- the LOC104779832 gene encoding cytochrome P450 71B25-like codes for MAILLLLLFLPFLFLLMMKKMDSKQNLPPGPAKLPIIGNVHQLKGMLHRCLYDLSKKHGPVMHLRLGFVPMVLLSSSEAAEEALKTHDLECCTRPNTNATRVFSRDNKNIGLGAYGDAWREVRKLSVREYFSVKKVQSLRYIREEETDLMVKKLRELALKQSPVDLSKTLFCLAASIVFRPVFGQSFLENKHFSEDKIEELVYEAQRSLTFKVSDLFPIPGLGWFIGFVSGQHKRLHNVFTEVDTFLNHIIDDHQLQITNQDRPDIVDTLLQMIHKQEHDKSFKLTIDHLKGISQDIFLAGIDTSAITMIWAMAELVRNPRVMKKAQEEIRNCIGIKARIEEEDVNKLEYLKLVIKETLRLHPAAPLLLPRETMADIKIQGYDIPRKTLVLVNAWSIGRDPKYWKNPEEFNPERFIDCPVDYKGQNFEFIPFGSGRRICPGMTSGLATIELALLNLLYFFDWKLPDETKDMDIEESGDVTVVKKVPLELLPILRH; via the exons ATGGCGATTCTTCTCTTGCTTCTATTCCTtccctttctcttcttgttAATGATGAAAAAGATGGATTCGAAACAGAATCTGCCTCCCGGCCCAGCAAAACTTCCGATCATCGGAAACGTACACCAGCTAAAAGGGATGCTTCACAGATGTCTTTACGATCTCTCCAAGAAACACGGACCCGTGATGCATCTACGTCtagggtttgtcccaatggttTTGCTCTCATCGAGTGAAGCGGCTGAAGAAGCTCTTAAAACACATGACCTTGAGTGTTGCACACGACCTAACACTAACGCCACAAGGGTTTTCTCCCGTGACAACAAAAACATCGGCCTTGGTGCATACGGTGATGCATGGAGAGAGGTGCGTAAGCTTTCAGTTCGTGAGTATTTCAGCGTGAAAAAGGTTCAATCTTTAAGGTATATTAGGGAGGAAGAGACTGACTTGATGGTCAAGAAACTAAGAGAATTGGCTTTGAAGCAATCTCCCGTGGATTTGAGCAAAACCCTCTTTTGCCTAGCTGCAAGTATCGTGTTCAGGCCTGTCTTTGGACAGAGTTTCTTAGAGAACAAGCATTTCAGTGAAGATAAGATCGAAGAACTGGTGTATGAAGCGCAGAGAAGCTTAACTTTCAAAGTCTCTGATCTTTTTCCTATTCCTGGTCTTGGATGGTTTATAGGCTTTGTGTCAGGCCAACATAAGAGGCTTCACAATGTCTTCACTGAGGTTGATACTTTTCTTAATCATATAATTGATGATCATCAATTACAGATAACAAATCAAGATCGTCCTGATATCGTAGACACTCTCTTACAAATGatacataaacaagaacatgataAATCTTTCAAGCTCACCATTGATCATCTCAAAGGAATTAGCCAA GATATATTTCTCGCTGGAATAGACACAAGTGCAATCACCATGATTTGGGCGATGGCAGAGCTCGTTAGAAACCCGAGAGTGATGAAGAAAGCTCAAGAGGAGATCCGCAATTGCATTGGTATTAAGGCGAGAATCGAGGAGGAAGATGTCAATAAGCTTGAGTACTTGAAGCTTGTGATCAAAGAAACCTTAAGACTACATCCAGCAGCTCCTCTTTTACTTCCAAGAGAAACGATGGCTGATATCAAGATTCAAGGCTACGACATTCCTCGAAAAACACTTGTTTTGGTTAACGCATGGTCGATAGGACGAGATCCGAAATACTGGAAAAATCCTGAGGAGTTTAACCCGGAGAGGTTTATCGACTGTCCTGTGGATTACAAAGGACAAAACTTTGAGTTTATACCCTTTGGCTCTGGTCGTAGGATTTGTCCAGGAATGACTTCGGGTCTTGCGACCATTGAATTGGCACTCTTGAATTTGCTTTACTTCTTTGATTGGAAATTGCCTGACGAGACGAAAGATATGGACATAGAAGAATCTGGTGATGTCACTGTTGTTAAGAAAGTTCCTCTTGAGCTTTTACCTATCCTTCGCCATTGA